DNA from Coffea arabica cultivar ET-39 chromosome 10c, Coffea Arabica ET-39 HiFi, whole genome shotgun sequence:
TTACGCCAACTCAGCCGAATGTTATGCTTAGAccaaatttataccattttacgCTAAATATTGTAAGAGTTACATAACCTAGCAGAACTGAACTACAATTCAACTTGAGAGGCCTTGGATCAAATAATCTACTCGCACACAATCAAAATTAGTTGCGATAAAACTGCTGAAAATTCAACTCCATTTGACATTTCTAGGAGGAACTCATAACAATAAATGAAGAAGTGCACTAGAACTCGAAAGTCGAAACTTGCAGCTCCAGAACACCCTATCATTCATCTCCCACCAGCAATTGGTACCATCATATGCTCCATTATGCTATGACTCTCAGTATGTATGCAGCTAGAATCACCACTGTCGATATATGCTTTTGTTGATTGCATACCAAGCAAGGAGGCCTCAGTGTCGGTGAAATCAATCTTAGAAACTTGAATTGGAGATTGCTTTGCTCTTATTTCCAATACCTCAAGTTCTCTTGCTATATTCTTCATAGATGGTCTATCATCACCTTTTATACTCAAGCAAGATTTCGCAATCATTGCAACTTCTTTCAAAAGCTCAATACTTACATCGAACATAATGTTGCGATCAAGAACCTGGACCAAGTGACCACTTTTCAGTGAAGAAATGAAGTAATTCGCAAGAAACTTCTCTTCCTCCACTCTATCCAATGATAATGCCTTCTCACTTGTCAGTAGCTCTATAAGAACTACCCCAAAGCTGTAAACATCACTTTTCTCTGTCAACAATCCTGTTAGCATGTACTCGGGGTCCAAGTAGCCAAATGTTCCTTGCACCATTGTAGATACTTGATTTTCATCTAAAGGAGCCAATTTTGATATTCCAAAGTCTGTGACTTTTGCAGTGTAGTTTTGATCTAGAAGTATGTTTGCCGATTTGATATCTCTATGGATAATCGGTGGTGAAGCTACTGAGTGCAAATATGAGAGAACTCCAGCAATTTCTGATGCTATTCTTAATCGGATATTCCAAGAAAGATGCTGTGATTTTGTTGTGCTGCTTAAATGCTCGGAGAGAGTACCATTGTCGATGAACTCATAAACAAGTAATGGCACTTCCGTCTCTAAGCAACATCCTAGAAGTTTAACGACATTTCTACTATTAACTTGGGAAAGCATAATCACCTCATTAATAAATTGATCAACTTGATTTTCGTTAACTTCTCTGGACCTCTTAATGGCAACAGTACAAGAATTATGGTCTACTAAGATTCCTTTGAAAACTGTGCCGTATCCTCCACGACCAATAATTCGAGTTTCCTCGAAATTATTGGTTGCCTTTCGTAGTTCTTCAAGAGTGAAAATTCTAGCAACATTtgtgtttcttccttcttgagccaGTCGTTGCTGTAGcattaatccaccatttttcCGGAAAAACTCCTCCTTCAATctgttttcccttcttttcctcAATTCCAAACACAAATAAAAGCAGCAGAAAAGTAGAATTGCTGTGCCTATGCCAACACCTGTTgacaaatttgactgaaaaatTAGCAAATGATGAGATCTATCGGATGCTTTGCAGCTAAAGACTCTAATTTTGCAAGTGATTATCAAGTTTCATGTTCTTTCACTACCtggtaaagaaaagaattaggtTTCTTTCTCTCTTATACTATGATTAGTTGCCATCTTAAACCAAATGGAACGGGTttcaagaaatcttcattttgttttaatACTCTCATGATACAGCACATATTTATCACACCACTTAAGAGATGGTTCAATCCATAGTGATAAATTCTCCTTTGCTTCTCCAATCATTTCAAAGTGTAGACTAACCTGAAACAATCATAGACCAATTTATTTGGTCAGGACTGCAGCCATCTCCACCTCTCCCATCACCATGATACCCTTTGAGACAAGGACATGTGTAGTTGCCCAATGTGTTGTGACAAACACTATTCTTCGTACAATTGTGTAGAGTTGGATCTTGGCATTCATTAATATCTGTCGAAttcaataaaaaatagaaagcaGAAGCATAAtttgaaatgtgaattgaaacacacatatacatactgGTTAATTAGACGAGTTTAACAAAATTTTCGCACATACCTTGGCAACCATCAGGGAGATATGGGTTGCCTTCGTATCCTTGATCGCAAGAACAACGGTATCCCAACCCCTTAAAAGGTTCGTAACAGTGACTGTTTTTACCAGAGCATGCATAAGAGGTCGTGTTTCTTTGGGCAACTTCACATGACCCCTCCTCAATGGTCCAATCCACCACGACGGGAagacttaaatcattgcttaaGTTGGTGAGGTTACTTGCAGAAAAATTGAAAGCCTTCTCTTCGACCACAAAAGCGTAGCTGCAAGGATTGAAATCCCACACCTTGGTGTGGTTATTAAGACTGGTCAAGCTCACATTAATATTCCATGCCCCTGGTGGGATATCAGTCTGGCAGCAACCGATGCCAGAACAAGAGCCATCAATTACATCTTCCTTATAATCACAGGAAGGGATACATCCAGTTGCGTAGCTCCGGTTTTGACCAAAGCCTTTAACTAAGGCCAAGGCATCACAGCCAACGACAATGAATTTATTAGCTGTACTACTGAAGGTAAAGCGTTTAGATAATCTCGTCCATGGTGAAATGTTGTCCAATAAACTTCCGTTTTTATCATAGCAATCAGATGCTATATCCTGCATAAGGTGTACCTGACCTTCCAGAGATATTTCTGTGACATCGACTGCGTTCTGCAGAACTGTTTGAGGGACAGAGGTTGAAGAGTTGGTGCAGttgataaaaaaatatttgttaagGTAACAATCTTCCGTAATACCGAATGGAAATGGAATGCTTACATTTCCACAATGATCTTTGCAGCCGGGCATCGCTATAGGAAATGTTGGGGGTGTCAAAGTTGAAGCGGAAGAAAGCATTAAGGCAATTACCAAATGCAAGAGCATCGGTAAAATGAACCGATTGAAGCCCATtggaattgtttttcaaagagaGTTGCAAGTTTCCTTATACGGAAGAGAGTTGCAATTGTTAATTGTGCACTTCTAAGGACTTTATACTTACGATAGGGAAGACTTGGTTAGTAAACCCAAAGAAGGCCTACGCATTTTAAGATTGAAGCTTCTTCTGTAGACCCCAAATAGGGACGTTTTATAGGCATTCCAAGTAAAGGGAAGACTTAGCCAGTAAACGCACAAAAGGCCTACGCATTTTACCATTGAAACTTCTTCTGTAGACCCCAAATAGGACGGTTAACTTCAAATGAATGCAGTCAAGATATAAAGGAGCATTTGTTCACACTAGTCTCTGACGACCATGGGGTCCACGTCTTTACGGGGTTGCTTATGCTAACGACATAAAGACTCTGTAAGGGAAGACTTTCAAGTCCACCCTACTGTTTCCATTTATTTACGTGAAAAACAATAAGGGAACCGATAAATTTTTTCCACTTGatatgagaaaaaaaatcataaatgtGTTTTTGGATGTAATGTATGTCATGAAAGTAATTACGATGTGTGCTTCGGCCGATGAGGTTTTAGTCTGCTTAGAgtgtatttgataaaattgaaatttgaaatctgaaggcgaaattcattaaattattaaattgttaaatacCATATTTGAtgcatttgagtgtatatcatatTAACTGATATGTGGTtagtttattaattattttttagagtaAATTTTGTCTAGAATAGTTGGTGCCACTCAATTAATTCAAAAGTTCtaatttttgttatcaaatgcgtttgaatatattaaaatttgaacTTATTTAATTTAAATGTTGAATCTAGTTATCAAACGGAGGCCTAGGATTGAGATTCCAAGATTTAGAGGGCTTGGGTTGAAATCTCTCCTCTCTTCCCCcgctttttaaatttcattcctCTTCtactataaaaaaatttaaaaaaaaataaaaaatatatatgcttAGAATGGGAGGATTAAAGAGGAGTTAGGATTGACTGAAAATCTCGACTCAAAGATAACAATCTTGTGTCATGCCAAATGGGTATGGGATCTTTACTTTTCCAGAGGTATCAATGCAGCCATCCTTGGCTACAGGAGggtatgttgctgctggtgtgATAGCTGGCTTCAAGGACACCGTCAACACGAAAAGTATCATTTGAACAAGCTTCATCACTGGGGAAACTTTGGACTGTGATGACTATTTAATTTTGGGATGATGAGTTTTTTTTGGTGTTCTTGGAGGAGGCCATATTTCAATATATAGATCCTTCCCTGAGCAAAGCCACCCCAACATTAGAAAGTCACTCATCCTCAAATTGACTTGGCAAGTTCACTTGACTTATTCTGATACCGTGTGGTATGGGTTCCTGACCGTTACTAATTGCATTTCAGCGCTATTTCCTTTTTTAACACTACGCCATCTTCTGTGTGTGGactctttacttttttttcatcatttgtgCTACAATTGCAACATCAATTCATATGAGCACGAAACTCCAGTCATCGTGGTCGAGGGAACGGAATTTTATCAACTTTTCTGTGTTGAAAATTGTGGAATCAAGAAGAGATCAGATGATTGACTTTTCCCTCTATCACCTCTCTAGATAATAGAAAAATCGCCAGTAGAAAACTTGGTTTTTTTGTCCCATTAGTTTCCCAGCATGTACTCTACTACCACCACTACCAAACAAATGAACGAAGAATTGCAATTATAGTAGATGAACAAAATAACCTTAAGATTAACcacaaatttctttattttatttccatttttgtg
Protein-coding regions in this window:
- the LOC140015667 gene encoding wall-associated receptor kinase 2-like codes for the protein MGFNRFILPMLLHLVIALMLSSASTLTPPTFPIAMPGCKDHCGNVSIPFPFGITEDCYLNKYFFINCTNSSTSVPQTVLQNAVDVTEISLEGQVHLMQDIASDCYDKNGSLLDNISPWTRLSKRFTFSSTANKFIVVGCDALALVKGFGQNRSYATGCIPSCDYKEDVIDGSCSGIGCCQTDIPPGAWNINVSLTSLNNHTKVWDFNPCSYAFVVEEKAFNFSASNLTNLSNDLSLPVVVDWTIEEGSCEVAQRNTTSYACSGKNSHCYEPFKGLGYRCSCDQGYEGNPYLPDGCQDINECQDPTLHNCTKNSVCHNTLGNYTCPCLKGYHGDGRGGDGCSPDQINWSMIVSGVGIGTAILLFCCFYLCLELRKRRENRLKEEFFRKNGGLMLQQRLAQEGRNTNVARIFTLEELRKATNNFEETRIIGRGGYGTVFKGILVDHNSCTVAIKRSREVNENQVDQFINEVIMLSQVNSRNVVKLLGCCLETEVPLLVYEFIDNGTLSEHLSSTTKSQHLSWNIRLRIASEIAGVLSYLHSVASPPIIHRDIKSANILLDQNYTAKVTDFGISKLAPLDENQVSTMVQGTFGYLDPEYMLTGLLTEKSDVYSFGVVLIELLTSEKALSLDRVEEEKFLANYFISSLKSGHLVQVLDRNIMFDVSIELLKEVAMIAKSCLSIKGDDRPSMKNIARELEVLEIRAKQSPIQVSKIDFTDTEASLLGMQSTKAYIDSGDSSCIHTESHSIMEHMMVPIAGGR